In Actinomycetota bacterium, the DNA window CGGGTCGCGGCGCCTCCGGCCGCGTCAGCAGGGGTCGCCGGACGTATCCGGGCCCTCGACCGTCTCGATACGCGCGCCGAGTGCGGCGAGCTTGGCGGTGAAGCGCTCGTAGCCACGCTCGATGTGGTGCACGTCGTCGACGCGGGTCTCGCCGTCGGCGACCAACCCGGCGAGTACGAGCGCCGCGCCCGCGCGCAGGTCGGGGCAGCGCACGGGCGCACCCGAGAGCGCGGGCACGCCGCGCACGAGCGCGTGGTGGCCCTCGATGTGGACGTCGGCGCCCATGCGCACGAGCTCGCCGGCGAACTGG includes these proteins:
- a CDS encoding UDP-N-acetylglucosamine 1-carboxyvinyltransferase, producing QFAGELVRMGADVHIEGHHALVRGVPALSGAPVRCPDLRAGAALVLAGLVADGETRVDDVHHIERGYERFTAKLAALGARIETVEGPDTSGDPC